The Desulfurella sp. DNA window TTAGCACTAATATGGTATTTTAGTTATTTTCAAAACCTGTATTCAAAAGCGCAAAAACTTAATTCAGAAATTACTCAGCTTAGTGATTTTGAAAAAAAACTTCCTTTAGAAATGAAAAAGTATGCTATTATAAGTAAAAAATTGCAAAAATACAAAGAAATGTTGCCCGAAAAAGAAGAGATCCCAAAACTGCTTGTTGATATAAATTCTACGATTAAAAAAGTTGGCGTATCGATGAACAGATTTTCACCACAAACAGTAAACACACAAAGCCAGAATGCCACATATTCAACCGTTCCAATACAAATTAGCATAAGCGGTTCTTATAACCAGATCGGCACGGCATTTGAAGCATTAAGTAACATGCCAAGATTGGTTAAAATAGTAGATTTTTCTATTAGTCCATCCAGTAACCCAAATATTCTTAA harbors:
- a CDS encoding type 4a pilus biogenesis protein PilO translates to MAQNKFINKSSLSSQFSDIPQSQKILIGVIIVIGLALIWYFSYFQNLYSKAQKLNSEITQLSDFEKKLPLEMKKYAIISKKLQKYKEMLPEKEEIPKLLVDINSTIKKVGVSMNRFSPQTVNTQSQNATYSTVPIQISISGSYNQIGTAFEALSNMPRLVKIVDFSISPSSNPNILNVDFKAETYSLKNSEQNKNTKESK